In Paludisphaera rhizosphaerae, one DNA window encodes the following:
- a CDS encoding Hsp70 family protein produces MSRSRYIVGIDLGTTNCAVSYVDTKGRERPAADIRAFEVPQLVAPAETAPRAMLPSFVYLAGGPELPPGAATLPWSDGSGRIVGEFARGQGAKVPSRLVSSAKSWLCHPGVDREAAILPWGAPPEVRKISPVEASADYLIHIRDAWNHAVSKGDEAHRLEKQEIVLTVPASFDEAARELTLAAAKKAGLESVTLLEEPQAAFYCWIVTHQDRWQKEVRAGELILVCDIGGGTTDFSLITVAETPTGPGFRRVAVGDHLMLGGDNIDLALAHHVERKLGGLKLDGEQWSALRFACRTAKEKLLAPAAPGQTAPERWPVTIAGRGSRIIGGSIQSELSRDEVRRIALDGFFPSVGRGEEPTRGAKSGLQEFGLPFVADPAVPKHLSAFLRRHPTHAAGPDGHAADDRPARPDAILFNGGALTPAVIRDRVVQVVASWFTDDPGPPYEPRVLTNVSLDLAVAHGAAYYGVVRRGGGIRIGGGTARSFYVGLESDTPGKPWLCVVPRDAEEGDEIEIKDRDFDLLMGQPVVFPLASSSVRPDDRPGDLVAADPDSIRELPPLQSLMRVGRKAKAERAAVNLAARVTEVGTIELWCQSRTDDRRWRLQIQLRGAAEGGQKRETVADVETDRIVVEQGELDAAVAAVQTAFQAPASAANADDGPARLVKRLEEVLDVPREGWPPSALRALWEPLRDLADQRLKSPRHESRWFNLAGYALRPGRGFPLDEVRIKALWPAFHQGVKHIKDVQCWAEWWILWRRVAAGLTRAHHEEIHRRLSPFLNPPKGSTPAKKAGRPKPEPHELAEMWRCVASLERFSAEVKESLGDVLAREVARPTIPNYVLWCLGRLGARVPLYGPANTAVGRETAERWASAIAGRSFSSGRETADAIFALSQLARCSGDRVRDFSDAARDAAIEALTKLGADESTIAPVRHYRELEAAQEGEALGDSLPIGLRLRSGSETT; encoded by the coding sequence ATGTCGCGATCACGTTACATTGTCGGGATCGACCTGGGGACCACCAACTGCGCGGTGTCGTACGTCGACACCAAGGGGAGGGAGCGGCCCGCAGCCGACATCCGGGCGTTCGAGGTCCCGCAGTTGGTGGCGCCTGCTGAAACCGCTCCTCGGGCGATGCTGCCGTCGTTCGTCTACCTGGCCGGCGGGCCCGAACTGCCGCCGGGCGCGGCGACTCTCCCCTGGAGCGACGGCTCAGGCCGGATCGTCGGCGAGTTCGCGCGAGGGCAGGGAGCGAAGGTTCCGAGCCGGCTGGTCTCCAGCGCCAAGAGCTGGCTCTGCCACCCGGGCGTCGACCGCGAGGCGGCCATCCTCCCCTGGGGAGCGCCTCCGGAGGTCCGGAAGATCTCGCCTGTGGAGGCCTCGGCCGACTACCTCATCCACATCCGCGACGCCTGGAACCACGCCGTTTCGAAGGGGGATGAAGCGCACCGACTGGAGAAGCAGGAGATCGTCCTGACGGTCCCCGCTTCCTTCGACGAGGCCGCCCGCGAGTTGACGCTGGCGGCGGCGAAGAAAGCCGGGCTGGAGTCGGTGACGCTCCTGGAAGAGCCGCAAGCCGCGTTCTACTGCTGGATCGTGACGCACCAGGACCGCTGGCAGAAGGAGGTCCGAGCCGGTGAGTTGATTCTGGTCTGCGACATCGGCGGCGGCACGACGGACTTCAGCCTGATCACCGTCGCCGAGACCCCCACCGGGCCGGGCTTCCGCCGCGTCGCAGTGGGCGACCACCTCATGCTGGGCGGCGACAATATCGACCTCGCGCTGGCCCATCACGTGGAGCGGAAGCTCGGAGGCCTTAAGCTTGACGGCGAGCAATGGAGCGCCCTGCGGTTCGCCTGCCGGACGGCCAAGGAGAAGCTGCTGGCCCCCGCCGCGCCGGGGCAGACCGCTCCGGAGCGCTGGCCGGTCACGATCGCCGGCCGAGGCTCGCGGATCATCGGCGGCAGCATCCAGTCGGAGCTTTCCCGCGACGAGGTGCGTCGGATCGCACTCGACGGCTTCTTCCCCTCGGTCGGCCGGGGCGAGGAGCCGACGCGAGGGGCCAAGTCGGGGCTTCAGGAATTCGGCCTGCCGTTCGTCGCCGATCCCGCCGTCCCAAAGCATCTCTCGGCCTTTCTTCGCAGGCATCCAACGCACGCCGCCGGTCCCGATGGCCACGCCGCCGACGATCGCCCCGCACGTCCAGATGCGATCCTCTTCAACGGCGGCGCCCTGACGCCGGCCGTGATCCGCGACCGTGTGGTCCAGGTCGTCGCCTCGTGGTTCACCGACGACCCAGGGCCGCCTTACGAGCCCCGAGTGCTCACGAACGTCTCGCTCGACCTGGCCGTGGCCCATGGGGCGGCCTACTACGGGGTCGTCCGCCGAGGCGGCGGCATCCGCATCGGCGGCGGCACCGCGCGGTCGTTCTACGTCGGGCTCGAGAGCGACACGCCCGGCAAGCCCTGGCTCTGCGTCGTCCCTCGCGACGCCGAGGAAGGGGACGAGATCGAGATCAAGGATCGCGACTTCGACCTGCTCATGGGACAACCCGTCGTCTTCCCGCTCGCCAGCAGCTCGGTCCGCCCGGACGACCGCCCCGGCGATCTGGTGGCGGCCGACCCGGACTCGATCCGTGAGCTTCCCCCGCTCCAGAGCCTGATGCGCGTCGGCCGGAAAGCTAAGGCCGAGCGCGCAGCCGTCAACCTCGCCGCTCGGGTGACCGAGGTCGGGACCATCGAGCTTTGGTGCCAGTCTCGAACGGACGACCGACGCTGGCGGCTCCAGATCCAGCTTCGCGGAGCCGCCGAAGGGGGCCAGAAGCGTGAGACCGTCGCCGACGTCGAGACCGACCGGATCGTCGTCGAACAGGGCGAACTCGACGCTGCGGTCGCCGCCGTGCAGACCGCGTTCCAGGCTCCGGCCTCGGCGGCCAACGCCGACGACGGCCCTGCGCGGCTGGTGAAGCGGCTGGAAGAGGTGCTCGACGTCCCCCGCGAGGGCTGGCCGCCCTCCGCGCTGCGAGCCCTCTGGGAACCACTCCGCGACCTGGCCGACCAGCGGCTCAAGAGCCCCCGTCATGAGTCGCGATGGTTCAACCTGGCCGGCTACGCGCTGAGGCCCGGCCGCGGCTTCCCGCTCGACGAGGTCCGGATCAAGGCCCTCTGGCCGGCGTTCCACCAGGGGGTGAAGCACATCAAGGACGTCCAGTGCTGGGCCGAATGGTGGATCCTCTGGCGTCGTGTGGCCGCAGGGCTGACGCGCGCCCACCATGAGGAGATCCACCGCCGCCTCTCCCCATTCCTCAACCCGCCGAAGGGCTCGACCCCAGCCAAAAAGGCCGGTCGCCCCAAGCCCGAGCCGCATGAGTTGGCTGAGATGTGGCGGTGCGTCGCCAGCCTCGAACGGTTCTCCGCCGAGGTCAAGGAATCGCTGGGGGACGTCCTCGCCCGTGAGGTCGCCCGGCCGACGATCCCCAACTACGTCCTCTGGTGCCTCGGGCGTTTGGGGGCCCGAGTGCCGCTGTACGGCCCGGCGAACACGGCCGTCGGTCGCGAGACCGCCGAGCGCTGGGCTTCGGCGATCGCCGGCCGCTCGTTCTCCTCGGGCCGTGAAACCGCTGATGCGATCTTCGCCCTGAGCCAACTCGCCCGATGCTCCGGCGACCGCGTCCGGGACTTCTCCGACGCGGCCCGTGACGCGGCCATCGAGGCGCTGACCAAGCTCGGGGCCGACGAGTCGACCATCGCCCCGGTCCGGCACTATCGCGAGTTGGAGGCCGCCCAGGAGGGTGAAGCCCTGGGCGACTCGCTTCCCATCGGCCTTCGCTTGCGGTCGGGGTCGGAAACGACCTGA
- a CDS encoding glycosyltransferase family 9 protein, producing MGSLSEILARRPPRRICIIKPSSLGDVVHSLPILPELRRLWPDAHLSWVVAGSFRSLLENRADLDRVIPYDKGPSGISVKGVRGLSRLCRTLAQERFDLTIDLQGLLRSGLMTAATRAPVRVGLQDAREGARWFYTHCVDAARTEVHAVDRVMIVAEALGGHPSEPEFTLPISAEDESWADETLAGTPRPTLVLNAGSRWATKRWPVEHFAEVARRAVAEFGAGIVAVGAPEDRELVDSLRASLGRTPVLDLCGSTTLLQLGALSRRADVYLSNDTGPLHLAAAAGASVVGIYTCTEPRLTGPYGPRAAVVKSCVWCAPSFLKTCDRLECHDEVSPDRVWAVVRPRLIRAIGSAA from the coding sequence ATGGGATCGTTGTCGGAAATCCTCGCGCGAAGGCCGCCGAGGCGGATCTGCATCATCAAACCCAGCTCACTCGGCGACGTCGTCCATTCTTTACCTATCCTCCCGGAGCTTCGCAGACTATGGCCAGACGCCCACCTGAGCTGGGTGGTCGCCGGGTCGTTCCGAAGCCTGCTGGAGAACCGGGCTGATCTGGACCGGGTGATTCCCTACGACAAGGGGCCTTCGGGGATCTCGGTGAAGGGGGTGCGAGGGCTATCGCGCCTCTGTCGGACTCTTGCGCAGGAACGGTTCGATCTGACGATCGACCTGCAGGGTCTGCTACGCTCCGGCCTCATGACGGCCGCAACGCGGGCCCCGGTTCGCGTCGGCCTTCAGGACGCACGCGAGGGGGCACGATGGTTTTACACCCACTGCGTCGACGCGGCTCGGACGGAGGTCCACGCCGTCGACCGGGTGATGATCGTGGCCGAGGCCCTGGGCGGTCATCCTTCCGAACCTGAGTTCACCCTACCGATTAGCGCAGAAGACGAGAGCTGGGCCGACGAAACGCTCGCAGGAACGCCCCGCCCGACGCTCGTGCTGAACGCCGGGTCGCGTTGGGCGACCAAGCGCTGGCCGGTAGAACACTTTGCCGAGGTCGCTCGGCGAGCGGTCGCCGAATTCGGCGCGGGGATCGTGGCTGTAGGGGCGCCCGAGGATCGCGAACTGGTCGACAGCCTGCGCGCGAGCCTTGGTCGAACGCCCGTGCTGGATCTCTGCGGCTCGACCACGCTCCTGCAGTTGGGCGCGCTATCGCGACGGGCCGACGTCTACCTCTCCAACGACACGGGACCGCTCCACCTGGCGGCCGCGGCGGGGGCGTCGGTGGTCGGGATCTACACCTGCACCGAGCCGAGGTTGACGGGCCCGTACGGCCCTCGCGCCGCCGTCGTTAAAAGCTGTGTCTGGTGCGCCCCGAGCTTCCTCAAAACGTGCGACCGCCTCGAATGCCACGACGAGGTCAGCCCGGATCGCGTCTGGGCGGTCGTCCGGCCTCGGTTGATTCGAGCGATCGGCTCAGCAGCCTGA
- a CDS encoding alpha/beta hydrolase: MFVASLLLGTILGLAPPERGEVEFRPGPREVEVPERFRLEPATFAFERTLVYDAGRYTVSKLTFPSPITSPDEANNTVHAEFFDPVGFPGKRPAVVVLHILGSDFPLSRYLAARLADRGVAALFVKLPYYGERRPLNGPGPVPRKFLSEDIERTMNSMRQGVCDVRRALRWLASRPNIDPERLGMTGISLGGIVSSIVTSVDPDVQTAALLLAGGDLAKVLWEMPETAPFRESWTASGKTMADLKALTDPYDPLTYARGMAGKKVLMIAGSVDEVIPPASAQALWETAGKPEILWYECGHYSAAGYLLPGIRRAVEFLGGEPPPPSP, from the coding sequence ATGTTCGTCGCCTCGTTGCTCTTAGGAACGATCCTCGGGCTCGCCCCTCCCGAGCGCGGCGAGGTCGAGTTCCGGCCTGGTCCTCGCGAAGTCGAGGTCCCGGAGCGCTTCCGGTTGGAGCCGGCGACGTTCGCGTTCGAACGGACGCTGGTCTACGACGCCGGCCGGTACACGGTGTCAAAGCTGACGTTCCCTTCGCCGATCACGTCCCCCGACGAGGCCAACAACACAGTCCACGCCGAGTTCTTCGATCCCGTCGGCTTTCCCGGCAAGCGGCCGGCGGTGGTCGTGCTGCACATCCTGGGCTCGGACTTTCCGCTGTCTCGCTACCTGGCCGCGCGGCTGGCCGACCGGGGCGTCGCGGCCCTCTTCGTGAAGCTGCCGTACTACGGCGAGCGTCGTCCGTTGAACGGGCCGGGGCCAGTCCCCCGCAAGTTCCTTTCGGAGGACATCGAGCGGACGATGAACTCGATGCGACAGGGCGTCTGCGATGTCCGTCGCGCCCTGCGTTGGCTGGCTTCGCGCCCCAATATCGACCCGGAACGACTGGGGATGACCGGAATCAGCCTGGGCGGAATCGTCTCCTCAATCGTGACCTCCGTGGATCCCGACGTGCAGACTGCCGCGCTGCTGCTGGCGGGGGGGGATCTGGCGAAAGTCCTCTGGGAAATGCCCGAGACGGCTCCCTTCCGCGAGTCGTGGACGGCGTCTGGCAAAACCATGGCTGACCTGAAGGCTCTCACCGACCCCTACGATCCACTGACCTACGCGCGGGGGATGGCCGGAAAGAAGGTGCTCATGATCGCCGGCTCGGTCGATGAAGTGATCCCGCCAGCGTCAGCCCAGGCGCTTTGGGAAACCGCGGGAAAGCCGGAGATTCTCTGGTACGAGTGCGGCCATTACTCCGCCGCGGGCTATTTGCTGCCGGGGATCCGAAGGGCCGTGGAGTTCCTGGGAGGCGAGCCTCCGCCGCCGTCGCCCTGA
- a CDS encoding VOC family protein, whose amino-acid sequence MAASVTSVFLYVKDVRRSLEFYNEVVGAEVVQVHAEQENGPFALAILRIDAFTIMLHAQDAHTEEFADTRLGVGIHLQLQVDDVDAFYQKCIDEGAMLSVSGEPADQEWGWREFALRDPDGFVWSVYQDKSEGQWTG is encoded by the coding sequence ATGGCGGCCTCCGTCACGAGCGTCTTTCTCTACGTGAAGGACGTTCGCCGTTCACTGGAATTCTATAACGAGGTCGTCGGCGCTGAGGTCGTGCAGGTCCACGCCGAGCAGGAGAACGGCCCCTTCGCGCTGGCTATCCTGCGGATCGACGCGTTTACGATCATGCTGCACGCCCAGGACGCACACACCGAGGAGTTCGCCGACACCCGTCTGGGCGTCGGCATTCATCTCCAACTTCAGGTCGACGACGTCGACGCCTTCTATCAGAAGTGCATCGACGAGGGAGCAATGCTCAGCGTCTCCGGCGAGCCGGCCGACCAGGAATGGGGCTGGCGCGAGTTCGCGCTTCGCGATCCCGACGGCTTCGTCTGGTCGGTCTATCAAGACAAGTCCGAAGGTCAGTGGACCGGCTGA
- a CDS encoding RsmE family RNA methyltransferase, translated as MSQRFYCPEPPIDGRYRLDADESKHLVRVCRHGVGDLVEVFDGRGAATAARVVETGKTAALEAEGSPLPDRPAAVAIEIGAAVPKGDRFDWLVEKAVELGVARVVPLATARSVVDPRGSKLDRLRRAIIEASKQSGRNRLMELGAPEGLLDFLGRDGGVRLLADPSGAEPSAWPAIRSGDSVRLVIGPEGGLTEDEVATAIKRGWTAVRLAAPILRVETAAVAGAAAVLARVQPVH; from the coding sequence GTGTCCCAGCGCTTTTACTGCCCCGAGCCTCCGATCGATGGTCGCTATCGTCTCGACGCCGACGAATCCAAGCATCTCGTCCGAGTCTGCCGGCACGGCGTGGGGGATCTCGTGGAGGTTTTCGACGGTCGGGGGGCCGCCACAGCCGCAAGGGTTGTCGAGACCGGCAAAACGGCCGCACTGGAGGCCGAAGGCTCCCCGCTCCCCGACCGGCCGGCGGCAGTCGCCATCGAGATCGGTGCGGCCGTTCCCAAGGGGGACCGATTCGATTGGTTGGTCGAGAAAGCCGTCGAGTTGGGGGTGGCGCGCGTCGTCCCGCTTGCCACGGCCCGATCGGTCGTCGATCCACGCGGATCGAAACTGGATCGCCTACGCCGGGCGATCATCGAGGCGTCCAAGCAGTCGGGGCGGAACCGGCTCATGGAACTGGGCGCTCCGGAAGGGCTCCTGGACTTCCTCGGCCGAGACGGGGGCGTCCGCTTGCTCGCCGATCCTTCGGGAGCGGAACCTTCCGCCTGGCCGGCGATCCGATCGGGCGATTCGGTCCGGCTCGTCATCGGGCCGGAAGGAGGTCTGACCGAGGACGAGGTGGCGACGGCGATCAAGCGAGGCTGGACGGCCGTTCGACTCGCCGCGCCGATCCTTCGAGTCGAAACCGCGGCGGTCGCCGGCGCGGCGGCGGTTCTGGCCCGGGTTCAGCCGGTCCACTGA
- a CDS encoding ExeA family protein, translated as MWRHWGLDRDPFLGPSRFVPLAEHREAVERLRYTVEAGQPLAWLTGGEGLGKSIVLRQALAEIRRADRRIVLVENPVDAPSLWRMLADQIEGKIGPATERAETWIRLERAAKVCTIQGRRLVLAIDGGEGLDRGDLQRLARLEGATILLAQRDPDVSAAPWTLAIRLRPLTRSDAENYLTARLAAVGCREPIFTPRAVVRLHAAARGVPRGMNQLASMALIAAAMRGMEAVSSEVVDGVALECRAAGD; from the coding sequence ATGTGGCGACACTGGGGGCTGGACCGAGACCCCTTCCTCGGCCCGTCGCGATTCGTTCCCCTGGCGGAGCATCGCGAGGCCGTCGAACGTCTGCGGTACACGGTCGAGGCCGGCCAGCCTCTCGCCTGGCTGACGGGCGGCGAGGGGCTCGGGAAATCGATCGTGCTGCGACAGGCTCTCGCGGAAATCCGTCGTGCGGACCGTCGGATCGTGCTCGTCGAGAATCCAGTCGACGCCCCCTCGCTCTGGAGGATGTTGGCCGATCAGATCGAGGGGAAGATCGGTCCCGCGACGGAACGAGCCGAGACCTGGATACGCCTGGAACGTGCGGCCAAGGTCTGTACGATCCAGGGCAGGCGACTCGTGCTTGCAATCGACGGCGGAGAAGGGCTCGATCGTGGCGACCTCCAACGGCTGGCCCGGCTCGAGGGGGCGACGATTCTGCTGGCCCAGCGCGATCCTGACGTGAGCGCGGCGCCGTGGACGCTCGCGATCCGACTACGGCCTCTTACCCGTTCCGATGCAGAGAACTACCTGACTGCTCGCTTGGCGGCCGTGGGCTGTCGTGAGCCCATCTTCACCCCGAGGGCCGTCGTCCGTCTCCACGCCGCGGCGCGGGGCGTACCCCGAGGCATGAACCAGTTAGCCTCAATGGCCTTGATCGCGGCGGCGATGAGGGGGATGGAAGCCGTTTCGTCGGAGGTCGTCGACGGTGTCGCCCTCGAATGCCGGGCGGCCGGCGATTGA
- a CDS encoding DUF6677 family protein: protein MNETPIPLRDPAKAAFLAWLVPGLGHYYQGRTGKAWLYAICILGLYAVGFYLGEGKNVYWRWVSPFNTDKFMLHYVGQFFVGLPALPALIQATIHHFSPDSNFLGGFMAEPSTNVLNALLDKGKPYEIGLIYTTVAGLLNVLAIYDAYEGPAYGTGEEPEEAPADPAQAGAVQAGGTA from the coding sequence ATGAATGAAACGCCGATCCCGCTCCGCGACCCGGCGAAGGCCGCTTTCCTCGCCTGGCTCGTCCCCGGCCTGGGGCACTACTACCAGGGCCGCACGGGGAAGGCGTGGCTGTACGCAATTTGCATCCTGGGGCTGTACGCCGTCGGCTTCTATCTGGGCGAAGGCAAGAACGTCTACTGGCGCTGGGTCAGCCCGTTCAACACCGACAAATTCATGCTCCACTATGTGGGCCAGTTCTTCGTCGGCCTCCCCGCCCTGCCGGCTCTGATTCAGGCGACGATTCACCACTTCAGCCCGGATTCGAACTTCCTCGGGGGCTTCATGGCCGAGCCCTCGACCAACGTGTTGAACGCACTCCTCGACAAGGGGAAGCCCTACGAGATCGGCCTGATCTACACGACGGTCGCCGGTCTGCTCAACGTCCTCGCGATCTACGACGCCTACGAAGGGCCCGCCTACGGAACCGGCGAGGAGCCCGAGGAAGCCCCGGCCGACCCTGCCCAGGCCGGCGCCGTCCAGGCGGGAGGTACGGCCTGA
- a CDS encoding 4-amino-4-deoxy-L-arabinose transferase translates to MLGIVATAVFAAKLGDAPFVDEYAYISQSYYTDLYFSGRWNDPAWLEFPAYDLVPLPKYLIGVTLHVARERLPGPEAARAWYAGYNTYGPPRVLTISRIPFVLLGAVGCVALAVIGWLAFDFRAGVLAGFILMLNPLYALHAHRAMTEAPCEAFLLTALALALAAWNRALIMNPGRWAMWGLPAAGVATALSILSKFNGLLAIMTIAAWAGMAWMIPRGDRYGWLRFAVGSLVAVVVAWFVFLALNPFMTARNPAPNNAEAQRLAEMSVGGRFRFLIQHRRAMSAGQQQNFPHNALRSIRERVKVAAVQGFGRFGPFGPTKSDSTIRYDRVQDWGAFVWLPIALIGLGYSAAMGRVQFRRREAPAAWAVGLWALIALTVVTLYLPMAWDRYLLPIQAPFALLGATVIVAAWDALGWLVGLKPRVEPS, encoded by the coding sequence GTGCTTGGAATCGTCGCAACGGCCGTCTTCGCCGCGAAACTCGGAGACGCCCCGTTCGTCGACGAGTACGCCTACATCAGCCAGAGCTATTACACCGACCTCTATTTCTCCGGCCGGTGGAACGACCCCGCCTGGCTGGAGTTCCCCGCCTACGACCTCGTTCCGCTGCCGAAGTACCTCATCGGCGTGACGCTCCACGTCGCGCGAGAGCGTCTGCCGGGCCCCGAAGCCGCCCGGGCCTGGTACGCCGGCTATAACACGTACGGACCGCCTCGGGTGCTGACGATCTCTCGCATCCCTTTCGTGTTGCTGGGCGCGGTGGGCTGCGTGGCGCTCGCAGTGATCGGGTGGCTGGCATTCGACTTTCGAGCGGGAGTTCTGGCCGGGTTCATTCTGATGCTGAACCCCCTCTACGCGCTGCACGCACACCGAGCGATGACCGAGGCCCCGTGCGAGGCGTTCCTTCTGACGGCTCTTGCGCTGGCCCTGGCCGCATGGAACCGCGCTCTCATCATGAATCCCGGCCGATGGGCGATGTGGGGGCTCCCTGCGGCGGGCGTCGCGACGGCCCTGTCGATCCTGTCGAAGTTCAACGGTCTCTTGGCAATCATGACGATCGCCGCGTGGGCTGGGATGGCCTGGATGATCCCTCGCGGCGATCGTTACGGCTGGCTCCGCTTCGCGGTGGGGAGCCTCGTCGCGGTCGTCGTCGCCTGGTTCGTCTTCCTGGCGCTGAACCCGTTCATGACGGCCCGCAACCCGGCCCCGAACAACGCGGAGGCCCAACGTCTCGCCGAGATGAGCGTTGGGGGCAGGTTCCGCTTCCTGATCCAGCACCGGCGGGCAATGTCGGCCGGACAGCAGCAGAACTTTCCACACAACGCACTCAGGTCGATCCGTGAGCGCGTGAAGGTGGCTGCGGTACAGGGCTTTGGCCGGTTCGGGCCCTTCGGACCGACGAAGTCGGATTCGACCATTCGGTATGACAGAGTCCAGGACTGGGGAGCCTTCGTCTGGCTGCCGATAGCCCTGATAGGGCTTGGGTACTCCGCGGCGATGGGCCGGGTGCAGTTCCGGCGTCGCGAGGCCCCAGCAGCCTGGGCGGTCGGCCTCTGGGCGTTGATCGCCTTGACGGTCGTCACGCTTTACCTGCCGATGGCCTGGGATCGTTACCTGTTACCCATCCAGGCGCCCTTCGCCCTGCTGGGAGCAACTGTGATCGTGGCCGCCTGGGACGCCCTGGGCTGGTTGGTGGGCCTCAAACCGAGGGTGGAGCCGAGTTGA
- a CDS encoding fused DSP-PTPase phosphatase/NAD kinase-like protein has product MFSLSWLRERGQTRARPSPRRRTAKAVALGFLVATTMLQTGCRSGGFGNGCSLFSPCGFPARATSRIMQPFRRIGGGGACGDGCGQPGCDSPVVYDSPGMVVSPAVPLGAPTTIVPGGAAVPSTVAPTDSPTSLEALPSAAPDAAPSRSSGVRRPSSTSSYDTRRPVQNPGVDLTSAPATRTTRTPASDPGSVLDNLPPLDVPPEVAGRNDNTQAAPAAVKTGASGAAPAASSAPSPTPTTTSASPHDPIGGRAEGAGSLRDTALAAAPAPDVDNAANGAVGVARFVPVDLKLAGGSAPTTVGLGWLAEKGYKTVLDLRDPSKIDPTFMGEAARRGLRYVSFPTDLARLDRNHVERFSAELALDAARPLYFFDEDGRTAGALWYVRSALNDKVGWDVARRDAESMGLIDAASWKVVRDFVDASLGTKTAAPVETPKPSPAPTAPVPKQAHAPAEHHLADASTPVAVPEPPKPVRGSDDYSDAWKSVAALFLTGLTFRAAFIGRASIATIRARTRASLPAPSPRS; this is encoded by the coding sequence ATGTTCAGCTTGAGCTGGTTGCGTGAACGCGGCCAGACGCGCGCCCGGCCGTCGCCTCGGCGGCGGACTGCGAAGGCAGTCGCGCTCGGGTTTCTGGTCGCGACCACGATGTTGCAGACGGGCTGCCGCTCAGGCGGCTTCGGCAACGGCTGCAGTCTCTTCAGCCCCTGCGGCTTCCCCGCACGGGCCACCAGCCGCATCATGCAGCCTTTCCGTCGCATCGGCGGGGGCGGGGCCTGCGGCGACGGCTGCGGCCAGCCTGGTTGCGATTCCCCGGTCGTCTACGACTCGCCGGGTATGGTCGTGTCGCCGGCGGTGCCGCTCGGCGCTCCGACCACCATCGTCCCTGGGGGGGCCGCGGTTCCTTCCACGGTCGCTCCAACCGACTCGCCCACGAGTCTGGAGGCGCTCCCCTCCGCGGCGCCAGACGCAGCTCCTTCGCGAAGCTCGGGAGTTCGTCGGCCGTCGTCGACCTCAAGCTATGACACTCGACGTCCGGTGCAGAACCCGGGCGTCGACCTGACCTCCGCTCCGGCCACTCGGACGACGCGGACGCCCGCCTCCGATCCCGGAAGCGTCCTCGACAATCTGCCGCCCCTCGACGTTCCCCCTGAAGTCGCCGGGCGCAACGACAACACCCAGGCGGCTCCCGCCGCCGTGAAGACCGGGGCGAGCGGGGCGGCCCCCGCCGCCTCGTCGGCTCCCTCCCCGACGCCGACCACGACCTCGGCCTCGCCGCACGACCCCATCGGTGGTCGTGCGGAGGGGGCCGGGAGCCTCCGTGATACAGCTTTGGCCGCCGCCCCCGCCCCGGACGTCGATAATGCGGCGAACGGGGCGGTCGGCGTCGCGCGGTTCGTTCCCGTCGACCTCAAGCTGGCCGGCGGCAGCGCCCCGACGACCGTCGGTCTCGGTTGGCTCGCGGAGAAGGGGTACAAGACGGTTCTCGACCTTCGCGATCCCTCCAAAATCGACCCGACCTTCATGGGCGAGGCCGCCCGTCGCGGTCTGCGCTACGTGTCGTTTCCGACCGATCTCGCCAGGCTCGACCGCAACCACGTCGAGCGGTTCTCCGCCGAGTTGGCGCTCGACGCCGCCCGGCCCCTCTATTTCTTCGACGAGGACGGCCGGACCGCCGGAGCCCTCTGGTACGTCCGCTCCGCACTCAACGACAAGGTCGGCTGGGACGTCGCCCGTCGCGATGCGGAAAGCATGGGCCTGATCGACGCCGCATCGTGGAAGGTCGTCCGCGATTTCGTCGACGCCAGCCTGGGGACGAAGACTGCTGCGCCGGTCGAAACCCCCAAGCCCTCCCCCGCTCCGACGGCTCCCGTGCCCAAGCAGGCGCACGCGCCCGCCGAGCATCACCTTGCGGACGCCTCGACGCCCGTCGCCGTTCCCGAACCTCCGAAGCCTGTCCGCGGCTCGGACGATTACTCTGACGCCTGGAAGTCGGTCGCCGCGCTGTTTCTCACCGGCCTGACATTCCGCGCGGCGTTCATCGGCCGAGCGTCGATCGCCACCATCCGGGCGCGGACTCGGGCCAGTCTTCCTGCACCCTCGCCTCGATCCTGA